A single Nitrospirota bacterium DNA region contains:
- a CDS encoding acyltransferase, whose amino-acid sequence MILNNARSRFVSAWTRFWMKRSGLGRTGRMSTRLAALFVPAYKSRCPLARISVKGYISPSAVINHDRLAFGRHVFIGDRVVIYKAHEGGGVEIGMGSHVHNDTIIETGSGGSLAIGENTHIQPRCQFSAYKSPIFIGNGVQIAPNCAFYPYNHRMSPCEPIHRQPLTSKGGIHIGDDAWIGVGVIVLDGVRIGRGAVIGAGAVVTRDVPDEAIAAGVPAKVIGMRSSIPSEDGGKTGKEVLR is encoded by the coding sequence ATGATACTGAATAACGCACGCTCCAGGTTTGTCTCTGCATGGACACGCTTCTGGATGAAACGTTCCGGGCTTGGCAGGACTGGCAGGATGAGCACACGCCTTGCAGCTCTCTTTGTCCCTGCCTATAAGTCACGTTGCCCCCTCGCCCGCATCTCAGTTAAAGGGTATATTTCGCCTTCAGCGGTTATTAACCATGACAGGCTGGCGTTTGGCAGGCATGTCTTCATTGGTGACAGAGTTGTGATATACAAGGCTCACGAAGGAGGAGGGGTTGAAATCGGTATGGGCTCACATGTGCACAATGACACAATAATAGAGACAGGATCAGGCGGAAGCCTCGCAATAGGCGAAAACACCCATATCCAGCCACGCTGCCAGTTCTCAGCATATAAATCCCCGATATTCATCGGAAACGGGGTCCAGATTGCACCAAACTGCGCGTTCTATCCTTACAATCACCGTATGTCTCCATGTGAACCGATACACAGGCAACCCCTGACATCGAAAGGGGGTATTCATATTGGTGATGATGCATGGATAGGAGTCGGGGTAATTGTGCTTGACGGAGTACGCATTGGCAGAGGCGCGGTTATTGGGGCCGGTGCAGTAGTGACCCGGGACGTCCCTGACGAAGCGATTGCTGCCGGTGTGCCGGCGAAGGTGATCGGGATGAGAAGCAGCATCCCGTCTGAAGACGGAGGGAAAACCGGCAAAGAGGTGCTCCGGTGA
- a CDS encoding glycosyltransferase family 2 protein — protein sequence MIGGSQPLVSVLTPVYNGEKYLIECIESVLAQTYQNWEYIIVNNCSTDRTPEIIHQYAEKDPRIILHTNDTLHKVIQNHNIAFSLISDKSKYCKVLQSDDWLFPECIQRMTEVAEQYASVGIVGSYRLDEDIVNCDGLKYPSTVVPGREICRATLLGGPYVFGSPTTVMFRSDLIRQKKPFYNENNLHADTEACYDILRDSDFGYVHQVLSFTRRHNETESSYAKRMNTYLSGSLIILKKYGPVYLSEQEYNRRVEKHLNEYYLFLASSFLKKRDKSFWEYHKKSLQDLGVGLSYTRLAGKSFLILYNRILRQLQI from the coding sequence GTGATCGGTGGTAGTCAGCCTCTGGTGAGCGTTCTTACCCCTGTGTACAATGGTGAAAAATACCTAATTGAGTGTATCGAGAGCGTGCTTGCCCAGACATATCAAAACTGGGAATATATCATCGTGAACAACTGCAGTACAGACCGTACGCCGGAGATCATTCACCAATATGCTGAAAAAGACCCGAGGATCATACTCCATACCAATGATACGCTGCATAAAGTAATCCAGAATCATAATATTGCATTTAGTCTTATTTCAGACAAAAGCAAATACTGTAAAGTTCTCCAGTCAGACGACTGGCTGTTCCCGGAATGCATTCAGAGGATGACTGAGGTGGCAGAGCAATATGCATCTGTAGGCATAGTGGGATCCTACCGGCTCGACGAGGACATCGTGAACTGTGACGGACTCAAATACCCGAGCACCGTCGTTCCCGGACGAGAGATATGCCGGGCAACCCTTCTCGGCGGTCCCTATGTGTTTGGCTCTCCGACGACAGTCATGTTCCGGTCCGATCTGATCCGTCAGAAAAAACCTTTCTACAATGAAAACAACCTGCATGCCGATACCGAGGCATGCTATGACATCCTGCGAGACAGTGACTTCGGCTATGTCCATCAGGTTCTCTCATTCACCCGGAGGCATAATGAGACGGAATCATCATATGCAAAGAGGATGAACACATACCTTTCCGGGAGTCTGATCATTCTTAAGAAATACGGGCCTGTATATTTAAGTGAACAGGAATATAACAGACGTGTGGAAAAACATCTGAATGAATATTATCTGTTCCTTGCGAGCAGCTTTCTGAAAAAAAGAGACAAATCCTTCTGGGAATACCACAAAAAAAGCCTGCAGGATCTCGGGGTTGGGCTCAGTTACACGAGACTGGCAGGAAAATCATTTCTGATCCTGTATAACCGGATACTGAGACAATTGCAAATATGA